A genomic stretch from Helianthus annuus cultivar XRQ/B chromosome 1, HanXRQr2.0-SUNRISE, whole genome shotgun sequence includes:
- the LOC110873669 gene encoding glutathione S-transferase T3-like, whose amino-acid sequence MMMKKSSSNHHRKSSRAKKNKGKGKKVEPETAPKLRAKGRPWTKVEEEALAMAFVKASTCPIVGNNQTGSSFWKKTTDRFNAIMEHGPARDIESVSGKWRKMSKVINNFNAIYNQIYLSPPSGSNDEDILNLAIAKWDSQNPTPFPHFRAWNVVRKEQKWKPVPNEVATAKRTKTSESGSYSAGGSTARCQIDINDDPEDDEDVLPVQASERPTGRDKAKKEAAGKRKAAGSSGGGGSSGGRGEKAS is encoded by the exons atgatgatgaagaagtcgtCCTCGAATCACCACCGCAAGAGCTCACGCGCAAAAAAAAACAAGGGGAAGGGAAAGAAGGTTGAACCCGAAACCGCGCCAAAACTGAGAGCAAAGGGGAGACCTTGGACGAAAGTAGAAGAGGAGGCGCTAGCAATGGCGTTTGTTAAGGCCTCTACTTGCCCGATAGTCG gaAACAACCAAACGGGTAGTAGTTTTTGGAAGAAGACAACGGATAGATTTAACGCGATTATGGAGCATGGTCCGGCTCGTGATATCGAATCCGTCTCGGGCAAGTGGCGTAAAATGAGCAAGGTCATCAACAACTTTAACGCGATTTATAACCAAATTTACCTTTCTCCTCCTAGCGGGAGTAACGACGAGGACATTCTTAACCTTGCTATCGCCAAGTGGGACTCTCAAAATCCAACGCCTTTTCCGCACTTCCGAGCATGGAACGTTGTAAGGAAAGAACAAAAATGGAAGCCGGTTCCAAATGAGGTCGCAACGGCCAAACGCACTAAAACTTCCGAGTCCGGAAGTTATAGTGCGGGAGGCTCCACCGCTCGTTGTCAAATCGACATAAACGACGACCCGGAAGATGACGAGGATGTGTTGCCCGTTCAAGCGTCGGAACGTCCCACCGGGAGGGACAAAGCAAAAAAGGAAGCGGCCGGAAAGCGAAAAGCGGCCGGCTCGAGTGGAGGTGGCGGCTCGAGTGGAGGTAGGGGCGAGAAGGCATCGTAA